The region TACACATTTACCACATAGATTGCATTTTTCCCTGTCAAGTACAACTTTTCCATCTTTAATTGATAAAGCTTCTCTCTCACAAACTTTAACACAATTTCCACAGCCTATACATCTATTTTTGAAAACAAGTAATTCTCTATCTAAAAATTGTCCTTCTGGATTGTGACACCACCAACACTTAAGTGGACAACCCTTTAAAAAAACTGTGGTTCTTATTCCTGGACCATCATGAATAGAAAATCTCTGTATATTAAAAATATAACCTTCAGTCAAGAGATCACCTCTTTTAGTCATGTAATATTATTTAAGTATATTATATGTTATATTTAAAAATATTTCAATAATTTTCATATATATGAATTTTTACTCTTATGTAAGATATTATTATAAAATCATACAAATAAAATAAGCACAATTAATGTGCTTTTTAAAAATATCTTAGAAATAGGGGGAGAACAGTATCCTTTTTTGGATACTGTTCCGAGTTTAGTGTTTACACTAATATATTATTAAAATATTTAATAATCAAGAAATTAAAATAACTATTTTTGAATCAAATGACAAGCAACAAAATGTCCCTTCTCAACTTCACGAAGTTCGGGCATTTGTTTTTTACAAATTTCTTTTGCCACCTTACATCTAGACTCAAACTTGCAGCCTGGAGGTGGATTAATAGGACTTGGTATTTCACCCTCTATTGGTATTCTTTTTTTCTTTCTTTCTTCTTCAGGATCAGGTATTGGTATAGATGACAATAATGCCTTTGTATACGGATGTAGTGGATTTCTATAGAGCTCTTCACTTTCTGCAAGTTCAACTAAATGCCCTAGATACATTACTCCTACCCTATCAGAAATATATTTTACCATTGATAAATCATGAGCTATAAATAAATATGTTAAGTTTTTCTTTTTTTGCAATTCCATTAAAAGATTAACCACTTGTGCTTGGATTGAAACATCTAGAGCAGAAATTGGCTCGTCACAAACTATAAATTCAGGTTCTATAGCTAATGCCCTAGCAATTCCAATTCTCTGTCTTTGACCACCTGAAAACTCATGAGGAAATCTAGAAGCATGTTCTTTATTTAATCCAACTGTTTCAAGTAATTCAAAGATTTTATCCTTTCTTTCTTTTCCTCTATAAAGATGATGTATATCAATACCCTCTCCAATGATATCTTCAACAGTCATCCTAGGATTCAAAGAAGAATATGGGTCTTGAAATATAATTTGAGCCCTTTTTCTAAATTCTTTTTTCTCTTTTGAATTAAGTTTGTGAATATTTATACCATCAAACAAAACTTCTCCATCTGTAGCCCCATATAAACCTAATATAGTCTTTCCACAAGTAGTTTTTCCACAACCCGATTCTCCAACAAGACCTAGAGTTTCACCTCTATGAATATCAAAACTTATATCATCAACAGCTTTTACTGTTGCTTTTCTTCCAGCTTTAAAATGTTTTTTTAAATTGTTAACTTGAACTAATACTTCATTGTTATCCATTTAATTCACCCCTTTGTAGCAATAGCTCTGGAACATCACTAGTATCTGCTTTTTCGTGGTGTAACCAGCAGTAAGATTCATGATTCTCTCCAAAAGTTGTTGTAGCAGGATATTTCTCCCTACATATTTTCATTCCGTACTTACACCTTGCAGCAAAGGGACATCCAATTGGTGGATTAATTAAATCTGGAGGAGTTCCCGATAAGGAATATAATTTTTCTTTCTCATGAACATGTAACTTTGGTACAGATTTTAAAAGTGCAAAAGTATATGGGTGTTTTGGACTATAAAATATTTCATCTTTTGTTCCTTTTTCAACTATTTTACCAGCATACATTACTTGTATTCTATCTGCAACACTAGCCACTACACCTAAATCATGAGTTATTAAAATTACACCTGTATCCAATTCTTTCTTTAAATCATCTATCAAATCCATAATCTGCGCTTGAATAGTTACATCTAGTGCAGTTGTTGGTTCGTCTGCAATTAAAATATTAGGATTGCACGCAAGAGCAATTGCAATCATTACTCTTTGACGCATACCTCCCGAAAACTCATGAGGATATTGATTTAACCTTTCCTTAGCATTTGGCATCTTAACAAGCTCTAACATTTTAAGTGCACGTAATTGAGCTTCTCTTGGCGATACATTCTCATGGATGATAATACTCTCAGCAATTTGTTTACCTATTTTCATAGTAGGATTTAAAGATGTCATTGGATCCTGAAATATCATAGAAATTTCTCTGCCTCTAACTTTAACCATCTCTGATTCACTCAATTGAAGAAGATTTGTCCCTTTAAAATTGACTTCTGAATTTTCTCTGTCAATTATAGTCTGAGAACTTGGTAATAATCCCATAATTGCCTTAGAAGTAACAGTCTTCCCACAACCAGATTCTCCAACAATAGCAAGTGTTTCACCTTTATCCAAATGAAAATCAACACCCCTAACCGCTTTTACAATTCCTGCATAAGTCTTAAATGAGACATTTAAGTTTTTTATTTCCAAGATTCTTTCACTATTCATATAATTTCACCTACTCCCTCAATTTTGGATCTAATGCATCTGAAAGGCCATCACCAATTAAATGAAATGATAATGTAGTAATAACAATCATTAAACATGGGAAAAACAATTCATGAGGATAAAACATTAATCTCAACTGTCCCGCTGAAGCTAATGACCCCCAACTAACTTCAGGTGGCCTAACTCCTATCCCAATATAACTAAGGAATGCCTCTCCAAAAATAAATCCTGGTACTGACATTGTGATGTCAACCATTATAATTCCCAATACATTTGGTAAGAGATGCTTAAAAATAATTCTATTCATATCTGCACCCAATGCAACTGCAGCTTCTATATAATCATTCTCTTTTATTTGTAGCACTTGACCTCTAACCATACGAGTAGTACCAACCCAAGATGTAATACTCATTGCAAATACTAAAGAAAATATACTTCTTCCCATCACCAAGGTTAGTATTATAACAATAATTAAATACGGTAGATTTCCAATAAATTCACAAACTCTCATTATAAGATTGTCTACCCAACCACCTTTTAATCCTGCAATTACACCTAAAAGTGCACCAATAACAAACATTACAAGTGTACAAAGAAGACCTATTAATATAGAGATCCTTCCACCTACACACACTCTTGTAAAAATGTCTCTACCCATATCATCTGTACCAAACCAATACTCGGAATTTGGTTTTAAGTTTTTAACAGAAGAATCTATATATTGATAGTCTTTGCCTGAAATTGTAGGCCCTAAATATAAAGTAACAATTACTGCTACTAATAAAATTAACCCTACTATAGCTAATTTGTTTTCTTTGAATCTCCTCCATACATCAGCCCAATATGTTATTGAAGGCTTGTTTAGTTTTTCAGAAGATAGTCCTTCAGTACCCACTCTTTCAAACATATCATCTGTTAAAGCTACATCACCTTCAGATACATCTATATTGTCATTTATAATATCCACGTTACTACCTCCCTTACTTTTTCAGGGTAATCTACAAAACTTACCTTTTATAATCATTAATCTTCAGAACTTGCAATTCTAATCCTTGGATCAACAATTCCATACATAATGTCTACAATAATCAATGATAAAACATATAATGCTGCAAAAAATATAGTAAATCCTAATATCATAGTATAGTCATTGTTTGTAACAGCATTAACATAGTAAGAGCCAAGACCTGGTATTGAGAATATCCTCTCAATTACAAAAGAACCTGCAAATATGCCTGCAATTGCAGGACCAGTCATAGTAACAATAGGAATCATAGAATTCCTCATAATATGCTTTCCAATAACTCTTCCCTTTTTACATCCTTTTGCCTTTGCAGTAAGAATGTAATCTTCATTGATTACAGAAAGGGTACTGCTTCTCATAAATTTTGTATAACTTGCAATACCACCAATAGCATATGCTAATACAGGTAAGATATAATGCTTCAACTCACCCCAACCAAATACAGGAGCTAGACCCCACTTAAAAGCTAAAAAGTATTGAAGTAATGCCGCAGATACAAAACTTGGTACACATATAGCTAACACTACAAGAACCCTTATCACATGATCAGGCACCTTACCCCTATTAATAGCTGATATTAACCCCAATAAAACACCTATAGTAATTTGAAGTGCCAAAGCAATAATACCTATCTTTGCTGAAATTGGAGCATTTTTCTTTATGATATCATTTACAGATTTTCCAGTATATACTATAGATTCTCCAAAATCCCCTTTTGTTAGAAGGTTTTTCATGTATATGCCATACCTAACAACCACAGGCTTATCAAGTCCATATTTTGTACGAATTACTGCTTGTGCCTTTTCAGGCATTTGTCCTACTTTTGATGCAATAGGGTCTCCTGGAGCACCTGCTATTAAGAAAAATGTTGCTGTTACAAGTAAAAATAAAGTAAGTAAACCATAAAACGTTCTCTTAAGAATAAACTTAAACATAACTTCACCCCTCATCATATACTGATACAACATTTTGATAAACAAGACATAAATTGATCATGTCTTGTTTATCAATAAATTTAATTTTTACAAATTGAAATTCTCTTAAGCTATATTTATTTATTCTTATTCCATAAATATCTTAGTATAATCTACTCCAGCATTGGGACTTAAAACATAGCCCTTTAAATAATTAGCTTTATAATATGTTCCTACTGCACAATAAACAGGTGAAATAACTCCTGTACCAACTAATATCTTTTCTGCTTCATAGAATAATTCTGCTCTTTCCTTATCATCAGTGCTCAAAGATGCCTTTTCTATTAATTCATGATACTTATCAGCATCAGGACCAGTCCATCCTGATTTTTTGCTATTAAAGTATCCATTAACAGGATCATATATACTTAATAATGTACTAGGATCATTGTAATCAGGACTCCAGCCAGCAGTACATATATCATAATCTCCTTCATCAACCTTATCCCACATGATATTCCATTCCATCATATCGATAGTAATTGTAACACCTAATTTTTCTTGCCATTCTTGCAACAGCCACTCTGCTGACTTTTTAGAATATTCAGAAGTTCCTCTTGTTGCATATCTAACTTCCATCTTTGATGGATCTGGATCAAGTCCTTCTTCTTTAAGTCCTTCTATTAAAAGTTCCTTTGGATCTGGATATTCTTTTTCCAAATCTTTTAATATATTAATATCTTCATCAATCATATCTTTATATAGATTTTCACCACAGTTAATAACCTCTGGTACCAAAGAATAAAGTGGTGAAGAAGCACCATGATTTAAGTCTTCATTGTATTTATCTCTATCTATTGCTAAAGAAAATGCCAATCTTATTTTTGGATTCTTAAAGTATTTGTTTGAACAATTAAATCCATAAAACTCAGGCGCATTATCTACTAATTCAAATTTTGTATATTTATCTCCTTCTGTTTCAATTTTTCCTTGCCAGTCAGGATCAGTTGTTCCTACAAAATCAGTATCTCCAGAAAGTAATGCTTGAACTGCAGCAGATGGTTCTTCAACAATATATCTATTAATCTTTTCAAGTTTTACACTTTCTGCATCCCAATACTTATCATTTTTCACAAAAACCATCTTAACATTTGGTTCCCAAGTTTCAACGTTGAATATTCCATTGGTTACCATTTTATCTACTGAAGAACCATATTCTTCTCCCCATTCTTCATACTTGTCCTGTCTAATTGGCTTTGCTCGATCAAGTAATTGAACAAAATATGAACATGGTTTAGTCAATGTAAATTCAACTGTTTTTTCATCAACAGCTTTTACACCAATATCCTCTGGGTTTTTTCCTTCTTCATAATGTGCTTCTGTAAAATTAAGAATAATACCATCAAATAACCAAGCATTGGTAGATCCTACTGCTGGTGTAGCCATTTGTCTGAATGTATAAACAAAATCGTCTGCCTTTACAGCTTCTCCATCATTCCATACAGCATTATCTCTAATCTTAAAAGTATATACAGTACCATCGTCATTCATTGACCAGTCTTCTGCAACTCCTGGCTTTATTGTTGCGACACCGTTTTCATCAGATACATAGTAAACTAAACTTTCAAGAATCATTCTTTGTACTCCATAATCAGGTTCTGTTGTATTAGTTATTGGGTTCAATCCTGTAGGCTCATCTAAAGTACTAAATCTATATATTTGTTCTCTACCTTCTCCACCACCAGTATTTTCCCCGCCAGTTGTAGATTCCTTGCCACAACCTGCTAGTAATCCCATACACAATAATACACTCATTACTAATGAAATAATCTTTTTAGTTTTCCCCATAATTACCCTCCTATTTGATGTTACTTTTTTCTTAACATTTAAATTTTTCTGATATTTATGCTTTTACTTCAAATAATTATGATATACTTCCCCCCTTTAATTTTTCTACAATACAAAATTTTCAGTTATTTTTAAGTATTTTTAAAAATGCGAATATTAGTTTATAACTTTAGTATAATATAGAATTAAATTTTTTTCAATACAAAACCACTATATTTTTCACAAAAATGAATAATTTGCTTAACATTTTTGATATTTGCAAATTATATTCATCAAATTATAATGATTTTCATAAGTATTATAAATTATTTATTGAATCAACCACCTTTTAATGGTAATATAATAGATGT is a window of Anaerosalibacter sp. Marseille-P3206 DNA encoding:
- a CDS encoding ABC transporter permease; translated protein: MDIINDNIDVSEGDVALTDDMFERVGTEGLSSEKLNKPSITYWADVWRRFKENKLAIVGLILLVAVIVTLYLGPTISGKDYQYIDSSVKNLKPNSEYWFGTDDMGRDIFTRVCVGGRISILIGLLCTLVMFVIGALLGVIAGLKGGWVDNLIMRVCEFIGNLPYLIIVIILTLVMGRSIFSLVFAMSITSWVGTTRMVRGQVLQIKENDYIEAAVALGADMNRIIFKHLLPNVLGIIMVDITMSVPGFIFGEAFLSYIGIGVRPPEVSWGSLASAGQLRLMFYPHELFFPCLMIVITTLSFHLIGDGLSDALDPKLRE
- a CDS encoding ABC transporter ATP-binding protein: MNSERILEIKNLNVSFKTYAGIVKAVRGVDFHLDKGETLAIVGESGCGKTVTSKAIMGLLPSSQTIIDRENSEVNFKGTNLLQLSESEMVKVRGREISMIFQDPMTSLNPTMKIGKQIAESIIIHENVSPREAQLRALKMLELVKMPNAKERLNQYPHEFSGGMRQRVMIAIALACNPNILIADEPTTALDVTIQAQIMDLIDDLKKELDTGVILITHDLGVVASVADRIQVMYAGKIVEKGTKDEIFYSPKHPYTFALLKSVPKLHVHEKEKLYSLSGTPPDLINPPIGCPFAARCKYGMKICREKYPATTTFGENHESYCWLHHEKADTSDVPELLLQRGELNG
- a CDS encoding peptide ABC transporter substrate-binding protein — encoded protein: MGKTKKIISLVMSVLLCMGLLAGCGKESTTGGENTGGGEGREQIYRFSTLDEPTGLNPITNTTEPDYGVQRMILESLVYYVSDENGVATIKPGVAEDWSMNDDGTVYTFKIRDNAVWNDGEAVKADDFVYTFRQMATPAVGSTNAWLFDGIILNFTEAHYEEGKNPEDIGVKAVDEKTVEFTLTKPCSYFVQLLDRAKPIRQDKYEEWGEEYGSSVDKMVTNGIFNVETWEPNVKMVFVKNDKYWDAESVKLEKINRYIVEEPSAAVQALLSGDTDFVGTTDPDWQGKIETEGDKYTKFELVDNAPEFYGFNCSNKYFKNPKIRLAFSLAIDRDKYNEDLNHGASSPLYSLVPEVINCGENLYKDMIDEDINILKDLEKEYPDPKELLIEGLKEEGLDPDPSKMEVRYATRGTSEYSKKSAEWLLQEWQEKLGVTITIDMMEWNIMWDKVDEGDYDICTAGWSPDYNDPSTLLSIYDPVNGYFNSKKSGWTGPDADKYHELIEKASLSTDDKERAELFYEAEKILVGTGVISPVYCAVGTYYKANYLKGYVLSPNAGVDYTKIFME
- a CDS encoding ABC transporter ATP-binding protein, with the translated sequence MDNNEVLVQVNNLKKHFKAGRKATVKAVDDISFDIHRGETLGLVGESGCGKTTCGKTILGLYGATDGEVLFDGINIHKLNSKEKKEFRKRAQIIFQDPYSSLNPRMTVEDIIGEGIDIHHLYRGKERKDKIFELLETVGLNKEHASRFPHEFSGGQRQRIGIARALAIEPEFIVCDEPISALDVSIQAQVVNLLMELQKKKNLTYLFIAHDLSMVKYISDRVGVMYLGHLVELAESEELYRNPLHPYTKALLSSIPIPDPEEERKKKRIPIEGEIPSPINPPPGCKFESRCKVAKEICKKQMPELREVEKGHFVACHLIQK
- a CDS encoding ABC transporter permease, whose protein sequence is MFKFILKRTFYGLLTLFLLVTATFFLIAGAPGDPIASKVGQMPEKAQAVIRTKYGLDKPVVVRYGIYMKNLLTKGDFGESIVYTGKSVNDIIKKNAPISAKIGIIALALQITIGVLLGLISAINRGKVPDHVIRVLVVLAICVPSFVSAALLQYFLAFKWGLAPVFGWGELKHYILPVLAYAIGGIASYTKFMRSSTLSVINEDYILTAKAKGCKKGRVIGKHIMRNSMIPIVTMTGPAIAGIFAGSFVIERIFSIPGLGSYYVNAVTNNDYTMILGFTIFFAALYVLSLIIVDIMYGIVDPRIRIASSED